The Plasmodium sp. gorilla clade G2 genome assembly, chromosome: 4 genome has a segment encoding these proteins:
- a CDS encoding erythrocyte vesicle protein 1: MYKKCFILYLNFLCFFYIYIIKNDHLNSEQRSFSRIIAESSDTKKNEFFSEESVLGATSSRGASLDSEENTNINMIKYKNEESYDDNIAIKPNVNEGGSINTVIKYKKEEKEKKNLSFLEFPKEFNILDVVWPYMKQPREVFKKSSIISFLMDHYFRHELYILESRNLMKPRRRTYEAPCFEYDDFELETDFFFLENYNEDHHFFNKYRSYFFSLNVLDHCKRLKSKRNKYNNMNDDRVKDIKDDQMKDINDDRMKDMNDDRMKDMNDDRMKHINNDHMKDINNDHNDGTNNHDSQKKNNPGGIQNNGNTCEEKKIELLKRNNIMSKDDLIAYNKNRIEEYYDRIISYFFGLIILYHNKKETNLNYYTKFLSLDKYKNMYTCINNDISEIYEKATLFSYEEFSIIQEKDLQPDELKGNIKYYYFFNRVINTSLYLVHEILQQLDGLMYTFKRLPINIQKYLSKLPEIRIKEIKKNKRVQKNRNENSIFDTCNYKDLYYVSSEYYDYVSRCLIWSNYYFFNYMSKTIVYSVKKRNYEYIERERSKINLFLEYSHNDIIEYIKDITFYFKLIVNEIETARLFSEPVMLCFQLFSEHYLYLIKNILSILKIHIEKPLTRKSNSELKIIYNCLKDQQDLTKNILNEFHSKNKIRYDPTEWLIYRFFASIEYKQDIAHKYILQCNNNIISLMLKIFNYFHILVITLIIYLNLHSMYTLFIDLDIDDTLKFQHDLEFLNYFKRYQDFNNHLFDTFRSDHT, from the exons atgtataagaaatgtttcattttatatcttAACTTCTTAtgctttttttatatttatattattaagaatGATCATTTGAACTCAGAACAAAG aTCATTTTCAAGAATTATAGCTGAATCCTCTGATACAAAAAAGAATGAATTTTTTTCTGAGGAATCCGTTTTAGGTGCTACATCCTCAAGAGGGGCTTCTCTTGACAGTGAAGAGAATACAAACATAAATatgattaaatataaaaatgaagaaagtTATGATGACAATATTGCAATAAAACCAAATGTGAATGAAGGTGGTTCTATTAATACtgtaataaaatacaaaaaagaagaaaaagaaaaaaaaaatttatccTTCTTAGAATTTCCAAAAGAATTTAATATTCTAGATGTTGTATGGCCATATATGAAACAACCTAGAgaagtttttaaaaaatcatcTATAATTTCATTTCTGATGGATCATTATTTTAGACAtgagttatatattttagaaaGTAGGAATTTAATGAAACCAAGAAGGAGAACGTATGAAGCTCCATGTTTTGAATATGATGATTTTGAATTAGAAacagattttttttttttagaaaattataatgaagatcatcatttttttaataaatacagaagttattttttttctttaaatgtATTAGATCATTGTAAAAGATTAAAGAGTAAGAggaacaaatataataatatgaatgatgatCGGGTGAAAGATATTAAGGATGATCAAATgaaagatataaatgatgatcgAATGAAAGATATGAATGATGATCGAATGAAAGATATGAATGATGATCGAATgaaacatattaataatgatcatatgaaagatattaataatgatcatAATGATGGTACAAATAATCATGATAgtcaaaaaaagaataaccCTGGTggtatacaaaataatggTAATACatgtgaagaaaaaaaaatagaactACTAAAGAGAAACAATATCATGAGCAAAGACGATTTAATTgcttataataaaaataggatagaagaatattatgatcgtattatatcttatttttttggattaataatattatatcataataaaaaagaaacgaatttaaattattatacaaaatttttaagcttagataaatataaaaatatgtatacgtgtataaataatgatatatctgAAATATATGAGAAAGcaacattattttcatatgaaGAATTTAGCATAATACAAGAAAAAGATTTACAACCTGATGAATTAAAaggtaatataaaatattattatttttttaatcgTGTTATTAATACCTCTCTATATCTGGTACATGAAATACTACAACAATTAGATGGATTGATGTATACCTTTAAAAGATTACcaataaatattcaaaaatatttgtCTAAATTGCCTGAAATAAGaattaaagaaattaaaaaaaataagagagTACAAAAGAATAGAAATGAAAATTCTATTTTTGATACTTGTAATTATaaagatttatattatgtatcaagcgaatattatgattatgtTAGTAGATGCTTAATATGGtcgaattattatttttttaattatatgtcAAAAACTATAGTATATAgtgtaaaaaaaagaaattatgaatatatagaaaGAGAAAGATccaaaataaatttattcttAGAATATTCccataatgatattatagaatatataaaagatattactttttattttaaattaattgtTAATGAAATAGAAACTGCACGATTATTCTCTGAACCTGTAATGTTATGTTTTCAACTTTTTTCTGAACATTATCTATATCTAATCAAAAATATACTATCTATACttaaaatacatatagaAAAACCACTTACAAGAAAATCAAACAgtgaattaaaaataatatataactgCTTAAAAGATCAACAAGATTTaaccaaaaatatattaaatgaattccattctaaaaataaaatcagaTATGATCCAACAGAATGGCTTATATATAGATTTTTTGCAAGTATAGAATATAAACAAGATATagcacataaatatatactacaatgtaataataatattatatcattgatgttaaaaatttttaattattttcatattcttgTTATCACGTTAATTATTTATCTAAATCTTCATTCTATGTATACTCTATTTATTGATTTAGATATTGATGATACTTTAAAGTTTCAGCATGATCTAGAAttcttaaattattttaaaagatatcAGGATTTTAATAATCACCTCTTTGACACATTCCGATCCGACCACACATGA
- a CDS encoding protein phosphatase PPM1, putative — protein sequence MRISQKSNEIKCKNECSKYVCGTIYELIKDLNSYNLQCYINNEKNINLYEDFKYKKKKKIEFMSIVDYYGGLKNNEYEFFIIPIIFNKHNEILYMGVSIFFKNEFFEEYKINNYNYIELFIYNVKNEKTNNNFYPHMDINQDTTKKNTFLNFLVNIDDLNKNHRQTNNHLQINKNKFTDKNIYDSDGHHYCSDVYNMCNKNIYGHDDIINICDKNVCDKNVCDKNICDKNVCDKNVCDENICDKNICDKHNINSLVPNMNIKCKYNLSNYLYSEKISGDYKKIQCPLKIDDHYILCSDGVVKLKSEENDESANDKKKIPLSSIYETCSHSSIQGTTRKNEIQNNNDNNNNNNDNIYKGHTNTDNHHNMGKEEAINKCENYKYSYTSNEINKVYKNIDNKENYKKDDSCSGSSLVKYNEQIYHANISIQRKEMTMDTLKKTKMEDNNNKSINHDDNKNINHDDNKSINHDDNNKSINQDDNNKSINHDDNNKSINHDDNKNINDANSINTHCSYKYSATYSNEKVEYNNVISEEIKIKSPKKDEESIKINNMFKCGFYSFKGNRTYNEDRVIIIENMNNFLKEEYDTLIKKASNEYELIDKEYMNIIHNIKDMETPSYIYCAIYDGHNGDNAVNIVQKILHIHMYYYFINGNGLENSLKYSFQETDNYICKNIINIKEDNHSNYSSGTTACVSVIFKNMLYVANIGDSRCIISKNGRAIVLTVDHRASINKKEQQRIINSGGILDDEGYLGGCLGVCRGFGSFHKNTKEKLKGLICEPDLFHIKLTDDDEFLIICCDGIFDVITSQEAVNTVKNSLIQSRDANTAAEALCQLAYKKKSLDNLSVLVVIFQNPHMNKKVSSINESSGIYSGQAGRVRRRIKFSALKDLINQ from the exons ATGCGTATATCTCAGAAGAGTAATGAGATTAAATGCAAGAATGAATGCTCTAAATATGTATGTGGAACAATATATGAACTGATTAAAGATTTGAATAGTTATAATCTACAATGTTATATTAACAATgagaagaatataaatttatatgaagattttaaatataagaagaagaaaaaaatagaattTATGTCCATTGTAGATTATTATGGtggattaaaaaataatgaatatgagttttttattattcctattatatttaataaacataatgaaatattatatatgggtgtatccatattttttaaaaatgaattttttgaagaatataaaatcaataattataattatatagaactatttatatataatgtaaagaatgaaaaaacaaacaataatttttatcCTCATATGGATATTAATCAAGacacaacaaaaaaaaatacttttttaaattttcttgTAAATATAgatgatttaaataaaaatcatagacaaacaaataatcatcttcaaataaacaaaaataaatttactgataaaaatatttatgatagTGATGGTCATCATTATTGTAGTGATGTGTATAATAtgtgtaataaaaatatatatggtcatgatgatataataaatatatgtgataaaAATGTGTGTGATAAAAATGTATGTGACAAAAATATTTGTGATAAAAATGTTTGTGATAAAAATGTAtgtgatgaaaatatttgtgataaaaatatatgtgacaaacataatattaatagtctGGTTCccaatatgaatattaaatgtaaatataatctTTCTAATTATCTATATAGCGAAAAAATAAGTGGGGATTATAAAAAGATACAGTGCCCTTTAAAAATTGAtgatcattatattttatgtagtGACGGGGTGGTGAAACTAAAGAgtgaagaaaatgatgaatctgctaatgataaaaagaaaataccaCTTTCATCGATCTATGAGACATGTAGTCATAGTAGCATACAAGGAACAACAAGAAAGAATGAGAtccaaaataataatgataataataataataataatgataatatttataagggTCATACTAATACAGATAATCACCATAACATGGGGAAAGAAGAAGCCATTAATAAATGTGAAAATTATAAGTATTCATATACTtcaaatgaaataaataaggtttataaaaatattgataataaagaaaattataagaaaGATGATAGCTGTTCTGGGTCTTCCTTAGTCAAATATAATGAGCAGATATATCATGCAAATATTTCTATACAAAGAAAGGAGATGACAATGGACACGTTGAAAAAGACAAAAAtggaagataataataataaaagtattaatcatgatgataataaaaatattaatcatgatgataataaaagtattaatcatgatgataataataaaagtattaatcaggatgataataataaaagtattaatcatgatgataataataaaagtattaatcatgatgataataaaaatattaatgatgcCAATTCTATAAACACCCattgttcatataaatacAGTGCTACCTATTCTAATGAGAAGGTGGAATACAACAATGTTATAagtgaagaaataaaaataaagagcccaaaaaaagatgaagaaagtataaagataaataatatgttcaAATGTGGTTTTTATAGCTTTAAAGGAAATAGGACATATAATGAAGATagagttattattattgaaaatatgaataattttttaaaagaagaatatgatacattaataaaaaaggcttcaaatgaatatgaattaattgataaagaatatatgaatataattcataatataaaagatatggAAACACCATCTTATATCTATTGTGCTATATATGATGGTCATAATGGAGATAATGCTGTAAATATTGtgcaaaaaatattacatatacatatgtattattattttataaatggaAATGGTTTAGAgaattctttaaaatattcttttcaaGAAacagataattatatatgtaaaaatattataaatataaaagaagataatCATTCCAATTATTCTAGTGGTACCACAGCATGTGTCAgtgttatatttaaaaacatgTTATATGTTGCTAATATAGGTGATAGTAGATGTATCATAAGTAAAAATGGAAGAGCTATTGTTCTTACAGTAGATCATCGAGCtagtattaataaaaaagaacaacAAAGAATTATAAATTCGGGAGGAATTTTAGATGATGAAGGATACTTGGGTGGCTGTTTAGGAGTCTGTCGAGGATTCGGTTCTTTccataaaaatacaaaagagAAATTAAAAGGTCTAATATGTGAACCTGATTTGTTTCATATTAAATTAACAGATGATGATGAATTCTTAATTATTTGTTGTGATGGTATTTTTGATGTTATAACATCACAAGAAGCTGTTAATACTGTCAAAAATTCTTTAATACAATCAAGAGATGCTAATACAGCTGCAGAAGCTTTATGTCAATTggcttataaaaaaaaatcattggATAATTTATCAGTCCTTGTAGTTATATTTCAAAATCctcatatgaataaaaaggTCTCTTCAATAAATGAATCATCTGGAATATATTCAGGTCAAGCTGGACGCGTTCGTCGacg AATCAAGTTTTCTGCTTTGAAGGATTTAATAAATCAATAA